ATTCTTGAATGCTGTGGAAAACAGTGAATAATTCATCGATACATAATTAGATACCACGGCCATATTTATGTCTGTGTTGTAATTATTCCTGATATATTCAACTGCCTTTTGCATTTTTTTCTCAGCCTGGCCCTCCCCTGCCCTCTCCAGGAGCCTGCTGTTTTCCTCAAAAACAGTTTCAAAGAGAATCTCTTTATACTCAGACAGAGTTCCGTAAATATAGGGTCTTCCAACCCTTTCCCCGATATCTTTTTTATACACATTCGAGTATTCCTGCACAAAAAGACTCATAGCACTGTCAAAATCTTCCGGTTTTATCTGTCGTCTCCTGGCAGCTGTAAAAAAGGCGTTCCACTCTTTTTCAAGTGCTTCGGCTCTTTCTGTACCTGTAAGCTGAACTCTGGCACTGACTGCAGTTTTATCACACAGTTTTTTACCATTTTCATATAAAGGCTCCGGAACCTTAATGTCATCATCTGACAGAACTATCTCCTCGGAAAAGAAAGCTTTTTCCCTTCTCTCTTTGGCCTGAAGATAGGCTTTTTTGAGGTCTTTAGGGTCATTATATCCATCACTTATTCCGGCTGCTGAAACAATTTCTTCAGTTTCATCAGATAACCTGTTTCTGATTTCAGCCATTTTACTGTTACCTATAATAAAGACATCGGTTCCATCTATCTCTGCGATAGGAGTAAGCTCAGCCAGATCTTTTTGTATGTCGTCATTTCTGATAGCGGCAAGAATGTGATACTCCTCGCCAATATCAGCCCTTATCCTCCTGCCAATAATATCAAGGTCTTCATGGTCCTCGTTTCCATCAGTCAAAATGTACTTGAGAAATCTTTTCCCAAGCTTTTCGGTTTTCTGGGCAACATCATTCCTCTGGCTTATCTCTTTTTCCAGTTTCTCCATTACTTCTCTTAGCTTATCTCTCTCGACCGGCTTAAGAATATATTCCCTTACGCCCTGCCTCATCATTTCTACAGCATAGGAAAAGTCATCATAACCACTTACTGCGATTGTGATTGGAGTGTCCTCAAGGCTCTGCATTTCCTTAACAAGCTCTATTCCGTTCATTTTGGGCATCCTGATATCGGTAAACATGACATCTACATGCTTGTCCCTTAAAACCTCCATGGCCTTAAGCCCGTTGGCACATTCTATTACTTCATCAACAGGGACTCCGCATCTTTTTATCATGGTGGATATTCCCTGTCTGATCAACTTTTCATCTTCAACTACCAGTACTGTCTGCATGTATTTAACCTCTTTTCATCGGTATTTTCACGTAAACCTTGGTGTAGCAGCCTTCCATTGTTGCTACATCTATTCCGCATTTATCTCCATATTCCATGCGGATTCTGTCCTGAACATTCTTAAGTCCGATTCCGTTTCCTGAACCGCCCTCAGTCTTGATCTCTCCGGATATCTTTTTCCTGAGTATATCCAGTTCCTCATCATTCATTCCGCGCCCGTTATCAGTTATTTCTATAGTACAGAAGTCACCTTCAGGTATTCCCTTCATATAGATCGTGGTGTCATCTGCAAGTTCTTCAATGCCGTGGATAATGGCATTTTCTATTATCGGCTGCAGAGACATCTTGGGAATCCTCTGCTTCATGATCTCATCAGGCACATTCAGAGAAAGATATATCTCGTAGTCAAACCTTAAGTTAATAAGTGCCATGTAGTTCTTGATATACTCAATTTCCTCTGAGACCATAACTGTATCAGACGTCCATTTCATACTGTATCTAAGAAGTTTACCAAGGCTTGTTATGGCATCTGAAATATCGTAATCCTCTTTGATC
The sequence above is a segment of the Butyrivibrio proteoclasticus B316 genome. Coding sequences within it:
- a CDS encoding response regulator transcription factor — translated: MQTVLVVEDEKLIRQGISTMIKRCGVPVDEVIECANGLKAMEVLRDKHVDVMFTDIRMPKMNGIELVKEMQSLEDTPITIAVSGYDDFSYAVEMMRQGVREYILKPVERDKLREVMEKLEKEISQRNDVAQKTEKLGKRFLKYILTDGNEDHEDLDIIGRRIRADIGEEYHILAAIRNDDIQKDLAELTPIAEIDGTDVFIIGNSKMAEIRNRLSDETEEIVSAAGISDGYNDPKDLKKAYLQAKERREKAFFSEEIVLSDDDIKVPEPLYENGKKLCDKTAVSARVQLTGTERAEALEKEWNAFFTAARRRQIKPEDFDSAMSLFVQEYSNVYKKDIGERVGRPYIYGTLSEYKEILFETVFEENSRLLERAGEGQAEKKMQKAVEYIRNNYNTDINMAVVSNYVSMNYSLFSTAFKNYTGINFVSYIRELRIDEAKRLLKETDMRVNEIGQKVGYDNDKHFMKNFKEFVGVSPTEYRRNTANNT